CGTAAAGCGGCGTCAATTTCGCCCGCAGATGGGCCAGCAGCGGCTCGTGCGACAGAGGCGCGCCGGTCACTAGCTCGACCAACTCGGCCGCGCTGTAACGCTGGCCGTGCAGGTGGATCTTTGACGCCAGCCAATCTCGCAGCGGCTGGAACTCGCCGGCGGCAAACTGCTCCGCCAACCCTCCCAACTCGCGGTCGGCCTGAGCAAAAAACTGCGCGGCATAGAGGTTGCCCAGCGAATACGTGGGAAAATAGCCGAACAGCCCCGCCGACCAATGAATGTCCTGCAAAGCGCCGTCGGCGTCGTTCGGCGGCGACACGCCCAGATACGACGCATATTTTTGCGTCCACGCGCCGGGCAAGTCCGCAACGGTCAGCGAACCGCCCAACAGATCCTGCTCCAACTCGAAGCGGATCAGAATGTGCAGATTGTAGGTCGCTTCGTCCGACTCGATGCGGATCAACGATGGCCGCACGGCGTTGATCGCGAAGTGAAAATCGTCCAACGGCACGTCGCCCAGCGCGTCGGCAAACGTCGCTTGGGCCGCCGGGTAAAAATAGTCCCAGAAGCTGCGGTGCCGGCCGACCAGGTTTTCCCACATCCGCGATTGCGATTCGTGAATGCCCATCGACACCGCCTCGCCGGGCGGAAGTCCGAACAAGCCGGCCGGCAGTCCTTGATCGTAAATGCCGTGCCCGGCCTCGTGCAGCGTGCCGAAAAAAGCGCAACCGAAATTGTGCTCTTCATACCGCGTGGTGATGCGGCAGTCGTGCGGACCCGGCGCGGTGCAGAAAGGATGGGCGGTCACATCCAGCCGTCCCCGCGAGAAATCGAAGCCGATCCGCGCGGCCGCCTCGCGCGAGAACTTCTGCTGGCCTTCCACGGGGTAATGGCGGTGCAGCAGGGCCAAGTCGGGCGAGCGGCGGCTGTCGCGGATCTCGGCCACCAGCGGCACCAACTCTTCGCGCAAAGCGCCGAGCACGCGGGTGAGATTGCTGGTCCGCTCGTCGGGTTCGTAATCGTCGAGCAGCGCGTCGTAAAGCGACTCCTGGTAGCCGATGGCCTGAGCTTGCTCGCGCTTCAGCTCGATCGTCTTTTGCAGCAGCGGAGCGAAGGAGGCAAAGTCGTCGTGTTGCCGCGCGGTTTGCCACACTTGCTGGCCCAGCACGCTGGTGCGGGTCAGTTCTTCCACCAAGCTCTGCGGCAGCTTCGTCTTCTTATCGTATTGCCGCTTCAACTGCCGGATCGTGGTGCCGGTTTCGCTGGTGGGGTCGGCGGCCAGCGGGCTATCGACGAGCTCGGCCAGCCAATCGCCCACGCGGCGATCGGTCTGCCGGCGATGTATGAGGCCGGAGAGCAAGGTCATCTGCTCGGCGCGATAATCGGCCGCGGCCGGCGGCAGCAAGCACCGCTCGTCCCAGCCCAGCAGGGCCTCGATCGACTGCAAGAGCGCCGTCTCGTGGACGAAGTGGCAGAGATTGTCGTAAGTCGCGTGTGGTGATGACATGGCGGCACGCATCAACGGCTCGCATCAGCCGGCAACGTCGAGCTACCTGACACCGAAATCGTCGGACCGATTGGTGGCGGTTGATCCGAAATGCCTTGCAGCCGTGCCAACAGCTCTTCGCGATGACGTACCATCACGCCCATTAGCTCGTCATCGTCGATATAGCCGAGGCCGTGCCCGAAGTAGTTCTCGCCGAGCAGCCCGAGGTGCGACATCAACTGCCCCAGCCGCACGTCGGGCGACCGTTCCCAAAGCTCGGCCAACAACGCAATCGCCGATCGCTGGTTATCGGATGGCATGCTACTTTTTCGCCGCCGCGTACCGTTCCGCCACCGCGGACCAATTCACCACGTTCCACCAAGCGGCCAGATAATCCGCGCGGCGGTTCTGGTACTTCAGGTAATAGGCATGCTCCCAGACGTCGCAGCCGACGATCGGCGTATGGCCGTGCATCAGCGGATTGTCCTGGTTGGGGGTGCTCTCCACCACCAGCTTCTTGTTCTTGTCGAGACTCAGCCAGGCCCAGCCGCTGCCGAAGCGGCCCATGCCGGCTTTGCTGAAGGCGTCTTTGAAAGCGTCGAAGCCGCCCAACTCGCTTTTGATGGCGTCGCCCAGCGGGCCGGTCGGTGTGCCGCCCGCCTTCGGCCCCATGATCGTCCAGAACAGCGAGTGGTTGGCGTGCCCGCCGCCGTTGTTCCGCACCGCCTGACGGATGTTTTCGGGCACCTTGTCGATGTTCGCGCACAGCGACTCGACGCTCTGGCTGCCCAGGTCGGTGTTGGCGATGGCGTTGTTGACGTTCGTCACGTAGGCCGCATGGTGCTTGTCGTGGTGAATCTCCATCGTCTTGGCGTCGATGTGGGGTTCAAGCGCGTCGAAGGCATACGGCAGAGGCGGTACGGTAAAAGCCATGGCATAGGTCTCCTGTCAATGCGTGCTGGCCCCAATTGGCAAATGCTTGCGCCCGCAGCATAGCGGATCGGCGAAAAACTGGGTAGGGGCCTGGTCGCTCGACCCTACCACTTCCAGCCCGGCCGCAGCTCTGCGTTCACGACACAGCCTTCGGGCCAGCGGCCTTGATAAAGATCGGCGATGCATTGGGCCGCCATCGTGCTCATGTCGCGCTGGCTTTCGAAGTCGAGGCCGCCCATGTGCGGCGAGAGGAGCACGTTGTCGAGCTTCAGCAGCGGGCTGTCGAGCGGCAATGGCTCGGTCTTGAACACGTCCAGTCCGGCCGCCATCAGTTTTCCGCCGGCCAAGGCCTCAGCCAAAGCATTTTCATCGACCAGGCCGCCGCGCGACGTATTGATTAGCACAGCACCTTGCTTCATGCGGGCCAACGTGCGGGCGTCGATCAGGTCGGTCGTTTCGGGCGTGCAGGGCAGGTGCAGGCTGACGATGTCGGCATCGGCCAACAACTCGTCGAGCGACATCAGTTTCACACCGTGCAGCCCGGCAAAGGCTTCGTTCGGTTGCGGGTCGTAGGCGATGACTTTCAATCCCAGGCCGATGGCCCGCGGCACCACCGCCTGGCCGATCCGGCCGAGGCCGACCAGGCCGAGAGTGCGGCCCGCCAATCGCGGCAATGCCTGCCGCCGCCAGACACCGCCGCGCACCTCCCGGTCGCGGCCGGGAAAACCTCGGAACACGCCCAGCAGCAGAACCAGCGTGGTTTCGGCGACCGAGTGGTGGTTGGTGCCGGGCACAATCGTCACCAGCGTGCCCGCCCGGCTGGCCGCCGCCACGTCGATGGCGTCGTAACCCACGCCCATTCGCGCAATCACGCGCAGACCCGCTTTTTCCAGCACCTCGCGGTCATAGAGCTCGCTGCCCGCCAAGACGGCGGAAGCGCCTTGAAGCTGCTCCATGAGCAAGCCGGCGTCGGGGACCGATTCGGAGAGCTTGACGCTGGGATAAGCGACCTCAAAACCAGCGGTTTCCAGGACGTTGCGATAGGGACCGGGCTGGTTCTTGATGACGGTGGGAGTGACGAGTACGCGGGGCATGGTCGAAGGCGGCTGGTTGGCGGTCAGTGACGGGCTGGAAGTCCAGGGACCAGTGTCGGATTTTCTTCGGCCGGCTTCAAGCGCTAATGGCGATTTCAGGGCTTGCCAGAACGGCCCGATGGGCTTACGTTGGTCGGCATGTTGTACCGTCCCTCCGGCCCTGCGCGGCAACTGCACAGCGTGGCATTGCGCCACCGCCATCCGCTCGCGCGCGGCGCTGCGCCCGGCGCACGGGGGCGGTTCTGGAGTTCGGCGGGTCAGCCGGGCGAAGCGACTCACCGCCGCCAGGAAAGCCCCTGCCAACGCGACGACCACCTGGCGCGCGTCGAAGCGGTTTTGTTCGTGGCCCACGAGCCGCTGACGACGCGCAAAATTGCCCGCCTGGCCGGCTTGGCGGACGGCACCGAAGCACGTACACTGATTCGCCGGCTGAACCGGTTTTATGATTCGCAGGCCAGCGCCTTTCGGGTCGAGCAGGTGGCGGGCGGCTTTCAGCTTTTGACGAGGCCCAAGTTCGGCGGTTGGTTGCGCCGGCTGCATCCCTCGCCCGTCGAGACGCGGCTCTCGGCGCCGGCGCTGGAGACGCTGGCGGTGGTGGCCTATCGCCAGCCGGTGGTGCGGGCGGAAATCGAATCGATTCGCGGGGTGCAGTGCGGCGAAATGCTGCGACAGTTGATCGAGCGCGATCTGGTCCGCATCGCCGGCCGGTCGCACGAGTTGGGGCGTCCCTTTTTATATGGCACGACCCGACGGTTCCTTCAATGGCTCGGCCTGCAAAGCATCGACGATTTGCCGCGGGCAGAGTTGTTGCGGGCCAAGCCGGCAGGTACGCTAGACAACTCACCAGAGAACACACCCGTCGCGCGGCGGGACAACGAACCAACCCCGAGGAATGATTTGAACGAGGAGTCTGAAGTGAAGACGGAAATGAGCGTGGAGTCTGCCTACGAGGAACCCTGGAAGTTTGCCGCCGAGACGCTGGTGCTGCCGCGCGCCGCGGCCGACGAAAAGGCCGAGGACGTCGACGAAGACGACTTTGGCGATGAAGACGACGACGACGATGAAGACGACGACTTGGATGAAGACGACGATCTCGATGACGACGATCTCGAGGATGACGAGTGGGAGGAAGTCGACGACGACGATGACGACTGGGACGACGAAGACGAAGATGAAGACTGGGACGAGGAAGACGAGGACGACGAAGACGAAGACGAGGACTGGGAAGACGACTAAGAGGCCCGTCGGCCCTGAAAAAGTTCCACGCTCCATTCCGCTTGCCACGTGGCCCGCTTGCGCCGGCGGGGTCGGGAGTACGGTTGAGAATCCGCTGATAGAGCGCGGGCAGCCACGATTGCGGTGTACCGC
This sequence is a window from Pirellulales bacterium. Protein-coding genes within it:
- a CDS encoding carboxypeptidase M32, with translation MSSPHATYDNLCHFVHETALLQSIEALLGWDERCLLPPAAADYRAEQMTLLSGLIHRRQTDRRVGDWLAELVDSPLAADPTSETGTTIRQLKRQYDKKTKLPQSLVEELTRTSVLGQQVWQTARQHDDFASFAPLLQKTIELKREQAQAIGYQESLYDALLDDYEPDERTSNLTRVLGALREELVPLVAEIRDSRRSPDLALLHRHYPVEGQQKFSREAAARIGFDFSRGRLDVTAHPFCTAPGPHDCRITTRYEEHNFGCAFFGTLHEAGHGIYDQGLPAGLFGLPPGEAVSMGIHESQSRMWENLVGRHRSFWDYFYPAAQATFADALGDVPLDDFHFAINAVRPSLIRIESDEATYNLHILIRFELEQDLLGGSLTVADLPGAWTQKYASYLGVSPPNDADGALQDIHWSAGLFGYFPTYSLGNLYAAQFFAQADRELGGLAEQFAAGEFQPLRDWLASKIHLHGQRYSAAELVELVTGAPLSHEPLLAHLRAKLTPLY
- a CDS encoding superoxide dismutase encodes the protein MAFTVPPLPYAFDALEPHIDAKTMEIHHDKHHAAYVTNVNNAIANTDLGSQSVESLCANIDKVPENIRQAVRNNGGGHANHSLFWTIMGPKAGGTPTGPLGDAIKSELGGFDAFKDAFSKAGMGRFGSGWAWLSLDKNKKLVVESTPNQDNPLMHGHTPIVGCDVWEHAYYLKYQNRRADYLAAWWNVVNWSAVAERYAAAKK
- a CDS encoding phosphoglycerate dehydrogenase gives rise to the protein MPRVLVTPTVIKNQPGPYRNVLETAGFEVAYPSVKLSESVPDAGLLMEQLQGASAVLAGSELYDREVLEKAGLRVIARMGVGYDAIDVAAASRAGTLVTIVPGTNHHSVAETTLVLLLGVFRGFPGRDREVRGGVWRRQALPRLAGRTLGLVGLGRIGQAVVPRAIGLGLKVIAYDPQPNEAFAGLHGVKLMSLDELLADADIVSLHLPCTPETTDLIDARTLARMKQGAVLINTSRGGLVDENALAEALAGGKLMAAGLDVFKTEPLPLDSPLLKLDNVLLSPHMGGLDFESQRDMSTMAAQCIADLYQGRWPEGCVVNAELRPGWKW
- the scpB gene encoding SMC-Scp complex subunit ScpB, whose protein sequence is MLYRPSGPARQLHSVALRHRHPLARGAAPGARGRFWSSAGQPGEATHRRQESPCQRDDHLARVEAVLFVAHEPLTTRKIARLAGLADGTEARTLIRRLNRFYDSQASAFRVEQVAGGFQLLTRPKFGGWLRRLHPSPVETRLSAPALETLAVVAYRQPVVRAEIESIRGVQCGEMLRQLIERDLVRIAGRSHELGRPFLYGTTRRFLQWLGLQSIDDLPRAELLRAKPAGTLDNSPENTPVARRDNEPTPRNDLNEESEVKTEMSVESAYEEPWKFAAETLVLPRAAADEKAEDVDEDDFGDEDDDDDEDDDLDEDDDLDDDDLEDDEWEEVDDDDDDWDDEDEDEDWDEEDEDDEDEDEDWEDD